A single window of Carettochelys insculpta isolate YL-2023 chromosome 13, ASM3395843v1, whole genome shotgun sequence DNA harbors:
- the SLITRK4 gene encoding SLIT and NTRK-like protein 4, with the protein MLLWLVLVLSTPVSSTNADPDVSVEICNVCACVSVENVLYVNCEKVAVYRPNQLKPPWSNFYHLNFQSNLLIILYPNTFFNFTHAVSLQLGNNKLQNIEGGAFLGLSALKQLHLNNNELKILRADTFLGIENLEYLQADYNLIKYIERGAFNKLHKLKVLILNDNLISFLPDNIFRFASLTHLDIRGNRIQKLPYIGVLEHIGRVVELQLEDNPWNCTCDLLPLKAWLENMPYNIYIGEAICETPSDLYGRLLKETNKQELCSMGTGSDFDVRILPPSQLEPGYSTPNGHTTQTSMHRLVTKPPKTTNPSKISGIVAGKALSNRNLSQIASYQTRVPPLTPCPSPCVCKTHPSDLGLSVNCQEKNIESLAELVPKPLNAKKLHVNGNYIKDVDTSDFVDFEGLDLLHLGSNQIAVIKGAVFHNLTNLRRLYLNGNQIERLNPEMFAGLHNLQYLYLEYNIIKEILAGTFDLMPNLQLLYLNNNLLRSLPAYIFAGAPLARLNLRNNHFMYLPVSGVLDQLKSLTQIDLEGNPWDCTCDLVALKLWLEKLNDGIVVKELKCETPVQFANIELKSLKNEILCPKLLNKPSALFTSPVPAITFTTPLGPIRSPPGGPVPLSILILSILVVLILTVFVAFCLLVFVLRRNKKPTVKHEGLGNQECSSMQLHLRKHNHKSNKKDGLGSEPFIPQTIEQMSKSHTCGLKESETGFTFADPQGQKVILRNITDKEKDLLHMDTRKRLSTIDELDELFPGRDSNVFIQNFLESKKEYNSIGVSGFEIRYPEKQQDKKIKKSLIGGNHSKIVVEQRKSEYFELKAKLQGSPDYLQVLEEQTALNKI; encoded by the coding sequence ATGTTGCTGTGGCTCGTTTTGGTTTTGTCAACCCCAGTTTCTTCTACAAATGCAGACCCTGACGTCTCGGTGGAGATTTGCAATGTTTGCGCTTGTGTGTCAGTGGAGAACGTACTGTACGTCAATTGCGAGAAGGTTGCAGTCTACCGACCAAATCAGCTCAAACCTCCTTGGTCTAATTTTTACCATCTCAACTTTCAAAGCAACCTGCTAATTATTCTATATCCAAATACGTTTTTTAATTTTACACATGCGGTGTCCCTGCAACTGGGTAACAATAAATTACAGAACATTGAGGGAGGAGCATTCCTGGGGCTCAGTGCACTAAAACAGTTGCACTTGAACAACAATGAATTAAAGATTCTCCGAGCTGACACTTTCCTTGGCATAGAGAACTTGGAATATCTCCAGGCTGACTACAATTTAATCAAGTATATTGAACGGGGAGCTTTCAATAAGCTTCACAAGCTGAAAGTCCTCATCCTTAATGACAATCTGATTTCGTTTCTGCCTGATAATATTTTTCGATTCGCTTCTCTAACCCATCTGGATATACGAGGGAATCGAATACAGAAACTGCCCTACATTGGTGTGCTGGAACACATTGGGCGAGTTGTTGAGCTGCAGCTGGAAGATAACCCTTGGAATTGCACCTGTGATCTGTTGCCTTTGAAAGCCTGGCTGGAGAATATGCCTTATAACATCTACATTGGAGAAGCTATCTGTGAAACGCCCAGCGACCTGTATGGAAGGCTGTTGAAGGAGACCAATAAACAAGAGTTATGCTCTATGGGGACTGGGAGTGATTTTGATGTCCGCATTCTGCCACCATCCCAGCTGGAGCCTGGTTACAGCACACCTAATGGCCACACGACACAAACGTCAATGCACAGATTAGTCACTAAGCCTCCCAAAACGACAAATCCTTCCAAGATCTCCGGAATAGTAGCGGGGAAAGCACTTTCTAATCGCAATCTCAGTCAGATTGCATCCTACCAGACCAGGGTGCCTCCTCTAACTCCTTGCCCAAGCCCATGTGTTTGCAAAACTCATCCTTCTGATTTGGGATTAAGTGTAAACTGCCAAGAAAAAAATATAGAATCGTTGGCCGAACTTGTACCAAAACCTTTAAATGCCAAGAAACTGCATGTAAATGGCAATTATATTAAGGATGTGGACACCTCTGATTTTGTTGACTTTGAAGGGCTGGATTTACTGCATTTAGGAAGCAATCAGATTGCAGTAATCAAAGGGGCAGTTTTCCATAACCTTACAAATTTACGGCGATTGTATCTTAATGGCAATCAGATAGAGCGGCTGAATCCAGAAATGTTTGCCGGTCTCCACAATTTGCAATATCTGTATTTGGAATACAACATTATCAAAGAAATTTTAGCAGGCACCTTTGACTTAATGCCAAATTTGCAGTTGCTCTACTTGAACAACAATCTTCTTAGAAGTTTGCCAGCTTACATTTTTGCTGGTGCTCCACTGGCTAGACTGAATCTGAGGAACAATCATTTCATGTATTTACCTGTAAGTGGTGTTCTTGATCAGCTAAAATCTCTTACCCAAATTGATTTGGAAGGTAATCCATGGGACTGCACATGTGATTTAGTTGCTTTAAAACTATGGCTGGAAAAATTAAATGACGGTATTGTGGTGAAGGAATTAAAATGTGAAACACCTGTTCAGTTTGCTAACATTGAGCTGAAGTCTCTCAAAAATGAGATCTTATGTCCTAAACTTTTAAACAAGCCATCCGCTTTGTTCACTAGCCCTGTGCCTGCTATCACTTTTACCACACCATTGGGTCCAATTCGGAGTCCCCCTGGTGGCCCAGTTCCATTGTCCATCCTAATCTTAAGCATACTAGTTGTGCTTATTTTAACAGTGTTTGTTGCTTTTTGCCTTCTTGTGTTTGTCCTTCGGCGCAACAAGAAACCAACGGTAAAGCACGAAGGACTTGGGAACCAAGAGTGCAGTTCCATGCAACTGCATCTAAGAAAGCATAACCATAAATCAAACAAAAAGGACGGACTAGGTTCAGAGCCCTTCATTCCTCAAACCATTGAGCAGATGAGCAAAAGTCACACGTGTGGTTTAAAAGAATCCGAAACAGGCTTCACATTTGCTGATCCACAAGGGCAAAAGGTCATTCTGAGAAATATTACTGACAAGGAAAAGGATTTATTGCATATGGATACCAGAAAAAGACTTAGTACAATTGATGAACTGGATGAGTTGTTTCCTGGGAGGGATTCCAATGTATTTATTCAGAATTTTCTTGAAAGTAAAAAGGAATACAACAGCATAGGGGTCAGTGGCTTTGAAATACGTTATCCAGAGAAACAACAggacaaaaaaatcaagaagtcATTAATAGGTGGTAATCATAGTAAAATTGTGGTAGAGCAAAGAAAGAGTGAATATTTTGAACTAAAAGCTAAACTTCAAGGTTCACCTGACTACCTTCAAGTCCTTGAAGAGCAAACAGCTTTGAATAAAATATAG